A genome region from Baekduia alba includes the following:
- a CDS encoding cupin domain-containing protein yields the protein MAIGNQDEPVNAIFVDQSGRRPNDYRPLKPLLIPKARIDAEIERLAAGPFRGSRRAEIVNPALMGSGSLYPAVTVSINVLLPGERTTPHRHNSSVVNFGIQGSGASVIGGRTIAWSKYDTWSTPPWMVHQHVNDTDEIQVRLSYSNSGLLDLLGVHVFEDASDLDPNQPLGDPQAERELSARGETIGEDGAALLTYEQLISPEPPYQPALHWPYPEIHQRLQHLRSLGQEYKGRRLFLMYDRTTGRSQGTTSTFFATITMRPAGIVDEPHRHTSAAINYIFTGKGWSIVGGQRYEWGAGDLMLTAPGWMNHGHATYEGDDVYELTIQDSPLQIAVGSLLWVENLKNERTEALGVTPGYETNRETLVGS from the coding sequence ATGGCCATCGGCAACCAGGACGAACCGGTCAACGCGATCTTCGTGGACCAGTCGGGGCGCCGCCCCAACGACTACCGGCCGCTCAAGCCGCTGCTCATCCCCAAGGCGCGCATCGACGCCGAGATCGAGCGCCTCGCGGCCGGGCCCTTCCGCGGCTCGCGCCGGGCGGAGATCGTCAACCCGGCGCTGATGGGCAGCGGGAGCCTCTACCCGGCCGTCACCGTCTCGATCAACGTGCTGCTCCCCGGCGAGCGCACGACGCCGCACCGGCACAACTCGTCGGTCGTCAACTTCGGCATCCAGGGCTCCGGCGCGTCGGTCATCGGCGGGCGCACGATCGCCTGGAGCAAGTACGACACCTGGAGCACGCCACCGTGGATGGTGCACCAGCACGTCAACGACACCGACGAGATCCAGGTCCGGCTGAGCTACTCCAACAGCGGCCTGCTCGACCTGCTGGGCGTGCACGTGTTCGAGGACGCCAGCGACCTCGACCCCAACCAGCCGTTGGGCGACCCGCAGGCCGAGCGCGAGCTGAGCGCGCGCGGCGAGACGATCGGCGAGGACGGCGCGGCGCTGCTGACCTACGAGCAGCTGATCTCGCCCGAGCCGCCGTACCAGCCCGCGCTGCACTGGCCCTACCCCGAGATCCACCAGCGCCTGCAGCACCTGCGCTCGCTGGGCCAGGAGTACAAGGGCCGCCGCCTGTTCCTGATGTACGACCGCACGACCGGGCGCTCGCAGGGCACCACCTCGACGTTCTTCGCGACGATCACGATGCGGCCCGCGGGGATCGTCGACGAGCCGCACCGACACACGTCCGCCGCGATCAACTACATCTTCACCGGCAAGGGCTGGAGCATCGTCGGCGGGCAGCGCTACGAGTGGGGCGCCGGCGACCTGATGCTCACCGCGCCCGGCTGGATGAACCACGGGCACGCGACCTACGAGGGCGACGACGTCTACGAGCTGACGATCCAGGACTCGCCGCTGCAGATCGCGGTCGGCAGCCTGCTCTGGGTCGAGAACCTCAAGAACGAGCGCACCGAGGCGCTCGGCGTCACGCCGGGCTACGAGACCAACCGCGAGACGCTCGTCGGCTCGTGA
- the dapA gene encoding 4-hydroxy-tetrahydrodipicolinate synthase, translating to MSGAPDSLRGSIVPLVTPFAEGAVDTAAFEAAVQRQVVEGSHGVVVTGTTGEPTSLTVGERADLYRRAVAVAGGRIAVVAATGTPNQDETVALTRAAQNAGVDAALVVCPAFVRPSQAGLVAHFTTVAAATDLPVLIYNIPGRSGVGVTAETVERVVAAAPSVVGVKHASNDLDLVTDLLLRLGEDFRLFCGLESYSYPFLAVGGAGLMSAVGNLFPTAVADLCEHVFADEHAAALALHRRLFRINEAVFFDTNPGPLKAMLAAAGAGSAEVRPPLVPLSDDTRERVLAALAASEAALAGA from the coding sequence GTGAGCGGCGCACCCGACAGCCTGCGCGGGTCCATCGTCCCGCTCGTCACCCCGTTCGCCGAGGGCGCCGTCGACACGGCGGCGTTCGAGGCGGCGGTGCAGCGGCAGGTCGTCGAGGGCAGCCACGGCGTGGTCGTGACCGGGACGACGGGCGAGCCGACGAGCCTCACCGTCGGCGAGCGCGCCGACCTCTACCGCCGCGCCGTCGCGGTCGCGGGCGGCCGGATCGCGGTCGTCGCCGCGACCGGGACGCCCAACCAGGACGAGACGGTCGCCCTCACGCGCGCCGCTCAGAACGCCGGCGTCGACGCCGCGCTCGTCGTCTGCCCCGCGTTCGTCCGGCCCTCGCAGGCCGGGCTCGTCGCGCACTTCACCACCGTCGCCGCCGCCACCGACCTCCCGGTGTTGATCTACAACATCCCCGGACGCTCGGGAGTGGGAGTCACGGCGGAGACCGTGGAGCGCGTCGTGGCGGCGGCGCCGAGCGTCGTCGGCGTCAAGCACGCGTCCAACGACCTCGACCTCGTGACCGACCTGTTGCTGCGGCTCGGCGAGGACTTCCGGCTGTTCTGCGGGCTGGAGAGCTACTCCTACCCGTTCCTCGCCGTCGGCGGCGCGGGCCTGATGAGCGCGGTGGGCAACCTCTTCCCCACCGCGGTGGCCGACCTCTGCGAGCACGTCTTCGCCGACGAGCACGCCGCCGCGCTCGCGCTGCATCGCCGGCTGTTCCGGATCAACGAGGCCGTGTTCTTCGACACCAACCCCGGGCCGCTCAAGGCGATGCTGGCCGCCGCCGGCGCCGGCAGCGCCGAGGTCCGCCCGCCGCTCGTCCCGCTGTCGGACGACACGCGCGAGCGCGTGCTCGCGGCCCTCGCCGCGTCCGAGGCGGCGCTGGCCGGTGCGTGA
- a CDS encoding NAD(P)H-binding protein, with amino-acid sequence MILVTGATGNVGKALVDVLVGDGVDVIAVTRNPDTAKLPAAAQVVAGDPSKPATLSDALHDVEALFINPAATGDALPELLALAKERGVQRVVLLSGSAVEHGDPDDFLVQMFRRVESVVEASGLPHTFLRPGDFASNALGWAGQIGALGIVHGAYAESSSAPVHEHDIAAVAALALTDPSHTGKSYVLTGPTALTQRERVAIIGQALGRETHFQEIPVEAAHAAMVSHGFPPPVVDSMLKYQAAAVAEPAPTTSTVEELLGRPALTFAEWAVDNTAAFAPPPVSDEEAAFPGIFALDVTFNEGPKKGDVERHMLNFLPGGRLMLLVPPFPGAGRWSIEGDVLTFGFHEVVLTDGKPNVIVNIEAEASELSADRNTFSGHAVGNIYGGQADGTIALIAQQQVEQRAHRWGTADPVPLSADAAGAKS; translated from the coding sequence ATGATCCTGGTCACCGGAGCCACGGGCAACGTAGGCAAGGCGCTCGTTGACGTGCTCGTCGGCGACGGCGTCGACGTCATCGCCGTCACGCGCAACCCCGACACCGCGAAGCTCCCCGCGGCGGCGCAGGTCGTCGCCGGCGATCCGTCCAAACCGGCCACCCTGTCCGACGCGCTGCACGACGTCGAGGCCCTGTTCATCAACCCGGCCGCCACCGGCGACGCGCTGCCCGAGCTGCTGGCCCTGGCCAAGGAGCGCGGCGTGCAGCGCGTCGTCCTGCTCTCGGGCTCGGCCGTCGAGCACGGCGATCCCGACGACTTCCTCGTGCAGATGTTCCGGCGCGTGGAGTCGGTCGTGGAGGCGTCGGGCCTGCCGCACACGTTCCTGCGCCCCGGCGACTTCGCCTCCAACGCGCTCGGCTGGGCGGGGCAGATCGGCGCCCTGGGCATCGTGCACGGCGCCTACGCCGAGTCCTCCTCGGCACCCGTCCACGAGCACGACATCGCGGCGGTCGCGGCGCTGGCGCTCACCGACCCGAGCCACACGGGCAAGTCCTACGTCTTGACCGGCCCGACTGCGCTCACCCAGCGCGAGCGCGTCGCGATCATCGGCCAGGCGCTCGGCCGCGAGACGCACTTCCAGGAGATCCCGGTCGAGGCGGCGCACGCGGCGATGGTCAGCCACGGCTTCCCGCCGCCGGTCGTCGACAGCATGCTGAAGTACCAGGCCGCCGCGGTGGCCGAGCCGGCGCCGACCACGTCGACCGTGGAGGAGCTCCTCGGCCGGCCGGCGTTGACCTTCGCCGAGTGGGCGGTCGACAACACGGCCGCGTTCGCGCCGCCGCCCGTCTCCGACGAAGAGGCCGCGTTCCCGGGGATCTTCGCGCTGGACGTGACGTTCAACGAAGGGCCGAAGAAGGGCGACGTCGAGCGCCACATGCTCAACTTCCTGCCCGGCGGGCGGCTCATGCTCCTGGTGCCGCCGTTCCCCGGAGCGGGCCGCTGGTCGATCGAGGGCGACGTCCTCACCTTCGGCTTCCACGAGGTCGTGCTCACCGACGGCAAGCCCAACGTGATCGTCAACATCGAGGCCGAGGCCTCCGAGCTGAGCGCGGACCGCAACACGTTCTCGGGCCACGCCGTGGGCAACATCTACGGCGGCCAGGCGGACGGGACGATCGCGCTGATCGCCCAGCAGCAGGTCGAGCAGCGCGCGCACCGGTGGGGCACCGCCGACCCCGTGCCGCTGAGCGCCGATGCCGCCGGGGCCAAGTCCTAG
- a CDS encoding sigma factor-like helix-turn-helix DNA-binding protein, protein MRDEEQLTRAAAARARDQDLADAVGARLLDALAALSADERVALVLHDTLGVALDEVAAIVGLPVEATRAVVDGARRRVRER, encoded by the coding sequence GTGAGGGACGAGGAGCAGCTGACCCGTGCGGCCGCTGCGCGCGCCCGCGATCAGGACCTGGCCGACGCCGTCGGCGCGCGGCTGCTGGACGCCCTCGCGGCGCTGAGCGCGGACGAGCGCGTCGCGCTCGTGCTGCACGACACGCTGGGCGTTGCGCTCGACGAGGTGGCGGCGATCGTCGGCCTCCCGGTCGAGGCGACCCGCGCGGTCGTCGACGGCGCGCGCCGTCGCGTCCGCGAGCGGTGA
- a CDS encoding winged helix-turn-helix transcriptional regulator yields the protein MEWTSVDLADCPVIRALDVVGQRWTLVVLREVYNDVGRFEDLQRHLGISPSVLSRRLAEMVDAGLLEREEYREEGRRPRHAYRATAKAWDLYPVVVGLMQWGDRHLRDGDRPAVALVDRRTGRRVVAAVVTDDVPACDPAEIDAVVTAA from the coding sequence ATGGAATGGACCTCAGTGGACCTCGCCGACTGCCCCGTGATCCGGGCGCTGGACGTCGTCGGGCAGCGCTGGACGCTCGTCGTGCTGCGCGAGGTCTACAACGACGTGGGTCGCTTCGAGGACCTCCAGCGCCACCTCGGGATCTCGCCGTCGGTGCTCAGCCGGCGCCTCGCCGAGATGGTCGACGCCGGGCTGCTGGAGCGGGAGGAGTACCGCGAAGAGGGCCGGCGGCCGCGCCACGCCTACCGGGCGACCGCGAAGGCGTGGGACCTGTATCCCGTCGTGGTCGGGCTCATGCAATGGGGCGACCGCCACCTGCGCGACGGTGACCGGCCGGCGGTCGCGCTCGTCGACCGCAGGACCGGCCGCCGCGTCGTCGCGGCCGTGGTCACCGACGACGTCCCGGCCTGCGACCCCGCCGAGATCGACGCGGTCGTCACGGCCGCCTAG
- a CDS encoding enoyl-CoA hydratase/isomerase family protein, which yields MNDNYATLSVALDAGVATVTVDHPPVNLLDAALTGDLDAFVTAVAEDPAVRVVVLRSADPEFFLAHGEMGMVADEEVLAMLADLPSGSLNPLQLLGQRFRALPQVTIAEIAGRARGGGAELAMAFDMAFAALDDTRLALPEVSLGMIPGGGGTQRLPRLTGRARALEAILGGDAFDAATAERYGWINRALPADELRPFVDRFARRIASYPAAAIAAATDAVDASALPLETGLATENELVCGVFGLPETARRTLAVLAAGAQTRDGERDLEALVAAAPWAGD from the coding sequence ATGAACGACAACTACGCGACCCTGTCGGTCGCACTCGACGCCGGGGTGGCGACGGTCACCGTCGACCACCCGCCGGTCAACCTGCTGGACGCGGCGCTCACGGGCGACCTCGACGCGTTCGTGACCGCCGTCGCCGAGGACCCCGCGGTGCGCGTCGTCGTCCTGCGCAGCGCCGACCCGGAGTTCTTCCTCGCCCACGGCGAGATGGGCATGGTCGCCGACGAGGAGGTGCTGGCGATGCTGGCGGACCTCCCGAGCGGCTCGCTGAACCCGCTGCAGCTCCTCGGCCAGCGCTTCCGCGCGCTGCCCCAGGTGACCATCGCCGAGATCGCGGGCCGCGCGCGCGGCGGCGGCGCCGAGCTGGCGATGGCCTTCGACATGGCCTTCGCCGCGCTGGACGACACCCGGCTGGCCCTGCCCGAGGTCAGCCTCGGCATGATCCCCGGCGGCGGCGGCACGCAGCGTCTCCCCCGCCTGACCGGCCGCGCCCGAGCGCTGGAGGCCATCCTCGGCGGCGACGCGTTCGACGCCGCGACCGCCGAGCGCTACGGCTGGATCAACCGCGCGCTGCCGGCCGACGAGCTGCGCCCGTTCGTCGACCGCTTCGCCCGCCGGATCGCGTCCTATCCCGCCGCCGCGATCGCCGCCGCGACGGACGCCGTCGACGCCTCCGCCCTCCCGCTCGAAACCGGCCTCGCGACCGAGAACGAGCTCGTCTGCGGCGTCTTCGGCCTGCCCGAGACCGCACGCCGCACGCTGGCCGTCCTCGCGGCCGGCGCGCAGACCCGCGACGGCGAGCGCGACCTCGAGGCGCTCGTCGCCGCGGCGCCGTGGGCCGGGGACTGA
- a CDS encoding GntR family transcriptional regulator, with translation MPLPADVDRVARKTARDQVFDTMLEAIVSGSLAPGEVIRDDAIASRLGVSRTPVREALQRLQHYGMVETEPNRLTRVAPAVAEDIELLYPPLGALHGVAAEAAAARLGPDDFSALNGANARLRAAAKARDAVAAREADAAFHQVLLDAARNPYLLSALEVLDVQFRRMEMVYFADLAPAEGSAEEHDAIIAAAEAGAAARVGRLVRANIMRGLGRRPRGA, from the coding sequence GTGCCGCTGCCCGCAGACGTCGATCGCGTCGCGCGCAAGACCGCGCGCGACCAGGTCTTCGACACCATGCTCGAGGCGATCGTGAGCGGGTCGCTCGCTCCGGGCGAGGTCATCCGCGACGACGCGATCGCCAGCCGGCTCGGCGTCAGCCGAACGCCCGTGCGCGAGGCGCTCCAGCGTCTGCAGCACTACGGGATGGTCGAGACCGAGCCGAACCGCCTCACCCGCGTGGCGCCGGCCGTCGCGGAGGACATCGAGCTGCTGTACCCACCGCTCGGGGCGCTGCACGGCGTCGCGGCCGAGGCGGCCGCCGCGCGGCTCGGCCCGGACGACTTCAGCGCCCTGAACGGCGCCAACGCGCGCCTGCGCGCCGCCGCGAAGGCACGCGACGCCGTCGCGGCGCGGGAGGCCGACGCGGCCTTCCACCAGGTCCTGCTCGACGCCGCGCGCAACCCGTACCTGCTGAGCGCGCTGGAGGTCTTGGACGTCCAGTTCCGCCGGATGGAGATGGTGTACTTCGCCGACCTCGCGCCGGCGGAGGGCTCCGCCGAGGAGCACGACGCGATCATCGCCGCCGCGGAGGCCGGCGCCGCCGCCCGCGTCGGGCGGCTGGTCCGGGCCAACATCATGCGTGGCCTCGGTCGCCGCCCGCGCGGCGCCTGA
- a CDS encoding NAD-dependent epimerase/dehydratase family protein gives MTVVLTGAAGDVGTVLRAGLSARGTALRSSDVRPIASAALAAGEEFKVVDLTDAVAVIALMEGAEAVIHLGGVADEAAFDVLAGPNLHGAFHVFEAARRAGVGRVVYASSNRITGLRGTSEPLTGAEPVAPDGLYGATKAFGEALAAMYAGRFGMDVVSIRIGSFEARPSEPRHLSTWLSHRDAVALFAAALDAPAGFGHVIVYGVSANTRSWWPPGPGARRIGYVPQDDAEAFAADLAGADGPPAALQGGAYAAPSYGGWADAPWPSKGS, from the coding sequence ATGACGGTCGTCCTCACCGGCGCGGCGGGCGACGTCGGCACGGTCCTGCGCGCGGGGCTCTCGGCGCGCGGCACCGCGCTGCGCTCCAGCGACGTCCGGCCGATCGCCTCCGCGGCGCTCGCCGCCGGAGAGGAGTTCAAGGTGGTGGACTTGACCGACGCGGTGGCGGTGATCGCGCTGATGGAGGGCGCCGAGGCGGTGATCCACCTCGGCGGCGTCGCGGACGAGGCGGCGTTCGACGTTCTCGCCGGCCCGAACCTGCACGGCGCGTTCCACGTCTTCGAGGCCGCGCGCCGCGCCGGCGTGGGCCGGGTGGTGTACGCCAGCTCGAACCGGATCACCGGCCTGCGTGGCACGAGCGAGCCGCTGACCGGCGCCGAGCCGGTGGCACCGGACGGCCTCTACGGCGCCACGAAGGCGTTCGGCGAGGCGCTGGCGGCGATGTACGCCGGCCGCTTCGGGATGGACGTCGTCTCGATCCGGATCGGCTCGTTCGAGGCGCGGCCGTCCGAGCCGCGACACCTGAGCACGTGGCTCAGCCACCGCGACGCGGTGGCGCTCTTCGCGGCCGCGCTCGACGCACCGGCCGGCTTCGGTCACGTCATCGTGTACGGCGTCTCGGCCAACACCCGGAGCTGGTGGCCGCCCGGTCCGGGCGCGCGGCGCATCGGCTACGTCCCGCAGGACGATGCCGAGGCGTTCGCCGCCGACCTGGCCGGCGCGGACGGTCCGCCGGCTGCGCTGCAGGGCGGCGCGTACGCCGCGCCCTCCTACGGCGGCTGGGCCGACGCGCCGTGGCCCAGCAAGGGCAGCTGA
- a CDS encoding LutC/YkgG family protein, which produces MAFAMSAARAEVLRRIRDALGDERAPAPPPAPAAAAAAPRVADPVARFTQRVGDYRAGVTVVEDASEVGAAVAAALTRHAAADAVVPADLPAGWVPTGIAALADDPPLPHARLAQVGAVVTACALAIAETGTLILDGGVGQGRRAITLLPDVHVCVVGADQIVGTVPEAIARLAGTPRPLTLVSGPSATSDIGFVRVEGVHGPRRLEVVVSRRA; this is translated from the coding sequence GTGGCGTTCGCGATGAGCGCCGCGCGGGCGGAGGTCCTGCGGCGGATCCGCGACGCGCTCGGCGACGAACGTGCGCCGGCTCCGCCGCCTGCGCCGGCGGCCGCGGCCGCGGCGCCGCGCGTGGCCGATCCGGTGGCGCGGTTCACCCAGCGCGTCGGCGACTACCGCGCCGGCGTGACGGTCGTCGAGGACGCGAGCGAGGTCGGCGCGGCCGTCGCCGCGGCGCTGACCCGGCACGCCGCCGCCGATGCCGTGGTCCCGGCCGACCTGCCCGCGGGCTGGGTGCCCACCGGGATCGCGGCGCTCGCCGACGACCCGCCGCTGCCGCACGCGCGGCTGGCGCAGGTCGGCGCGGTCGTGACCGCCTGCGCGCTGGCGATCGCCGAGACCGGCACGCTGATCCTCGACGGCGGCGTCGGGCAGGGCCGCCGGGCGATCACGCTCCTGCCCGACGTCCACGTGTGCGTCGTCGGTGCCGACCAGATCGTCGGCACGGTGCCGGAGGCGATCGCCCGGCTGGCCGGCACGCCGCGGCCGCTGACGCTGGTGAGCGGCCCGTCGGCGACGTCGGACATCGGCTTCGTCCGCGTCGAGGGCGTCCACGGGCCGCGCCGGCTCGAGGTCGTCGTCAGCCGCCGCGCCTGA
- a CDS encoding LutB/LldF family L-lactate oxidation iron-sulfur protein, translated as MSGFASAARAGLDDPQLRRNLRQATTTIRAKRDAAVAEVDDWEGLRTAGAAIKDAALLALDAHLERLEANVVAAGGQVHWARDAGEANAIVTALVRATGADEVVKVKSMATEEIGLNAALAAAGIAAYETDLAELIVQLGDDRPSHILVPAIHRSREDIRALFERELGETGLSTDPAELAGVARRHLRERFLRVRVGVSGANFAVAETGAICVVESEGNGRMCTTLPDTLITVMGIEKVVPRWEDLGAMLQLLPRSSTGERMNPYTSLWTGVTPGDGPQAFHLVLLDNGRTTALADAIGRQALRCIRCSACLNVCPVYERAGGHAYDATYAGPIGAILSPLIDGFERHATLPSASTLCGACYEVCPVKIDIPSVLIHLRGRVAREHGAPPSERAAMRAMARVLGTRRKYELAQRALRTAGRPLSRDGRLERRLPGPLKPWTTFRDLPAPPEQTFREWWRSR; from the coding sequence GTGAGCGGGTTCGCCAGCGCCGCGCGCGCCGGGCTCGACGATCCGCAGCTGCGGCGCAACCTCCGTCAGGCCACGACGACGATCCGCGCCAAGCGCGACGCCGCCGTGGCCGAGGTCGACGACTGGGAGGGGCTGCGCACCGCGGGCGCGGCCATCAAGGACGCGGCCCTGCTGGCGCTCGACGCGCACCTGGAGCGCCTCGAGGCCAACGTCGTCGCCGCCGGTGGGCAGGTCCACTGGGCGCGCGATGCCGGCGAGGCGAACGCGATCGTGACCGCGCTCGTGCGCGCCACCGGCGCCGACGAGGTCGTCAAGGTCAAGTCGATGGCCACCGAGGAGATCGGCCTCAACGCCGCGCTCGCCGCGGCCGGGATCGCGGCCTACGAGACCGATCTGGCCGAGCTGATCGTCCAGCTCGGCGACGACCGCCCGTCGCACATCCTCGTCCCGGCCATCCACCGCAGCCGCGAGGACATCCGCGCGCTGTTCGAGCGCGAGCTGGGGGAGACCGGGCTCAGCACCGACCCGGCGGAGCTCGCCGGCGTCGCGCGGCGGCATCTGCGCGAGCGGTTCCTGCGCGTCCGCGTCGGCGTGTCGGGCGCGAACTTCGCCGTCGCCGAGACCGGCGCGATCTGTGTCGTGGAGTCCGAGGGCAACGGGCGGATGTGCACCACGCTGCCCGACACGCTGATCACGGTGATGGGCATCGAGAAGGTCGTGCCGCGCTGGGAGGACCTCGGCGCGATGCTCCAGCTGCTGCCGCGCTCGTCGACCGGTGAGCGGATGAACCCATACACCTCGCTCTGGACGGGCGTGACGCCCGGCGACGGGCCGCAGGCCTTCCACCTCGTGCTGCTCGACAACGGGCGCACCACCGCGCTGGCCGACGCGATCGGGCGCCAGGCGCTGCGCTGCATCCGCTGCTCGGCGTGCCTCAACGTCTGCCCGGTCTACGAGCGCGCCGGCGGGCACGCCTACGACGCGACCTACGCCGGGCCGATCGGCGCGATCCTCAGCCCGCTGATCGACGGCTTCGAGCGCCACGCGACGCTGCCGTCGGCCAGCACGCTGTGCGGCGCGTGCTACGAGGTCTGCCCGGTCAAGATCGACATCCCGTCGGTGCTCATCCACCTCCGTGGGCGCGTCGCGCGCGAGCACGGCGCGCCGCCGAGCGAGCGGGCCGCGATGCGCGCGATGGCGCGGGTGCTCGGCACGCGGCGGAAGTACGAGCTGGCCCAGCGGGCGCTGCGGACGGCGGGCCGGCCGCTGTCGCGCGACGGGCGCCTCGAGCGCCGGCTGCCGGGCCCGCTCAAGCCGTGGACGACGTTCCGCGATCTGCCGGCGCCGCCGGAGCAGACGTTCCGTGAGTGGTGGCGTTCGCGATGA
- a CDS encoding (Fe-S)-binding protein, with amino-acid sequence MRVALFVTCLADTLSPAVGRATVELLERLGHEVVFPEEQTCCGQMHANTGYPAEATALARRFVRVFGADDHDAIVSPSPSCVGMVREQFAALARAAEDEQLAADAAALAPRVHDLSELLVDVLGLEDVGAVFPHRVTYHPTCHGLRGLGLGDRPLRLLRAVRELELVELPDATTCCGFGGTFSIKNADTSAAMLTDKVAGILRTGADVCCAGDASCLLHIDGGLRRGRAGVRTLHLAEILGAT; translated from the coding sequence ATGCGCGTCGCGCTCTTCGTCACGTGCCTGGCCGACACGCTCTCGCCCGCGGTGGGGCGGGCCACGGTCGAGCTGCTCGAGCGGCTGGGGCACGAGGTCGTGTTCCCCGAGGAGCAGACCTGCTGCGGCCAGATGCACGCCAACACCGGCTACCCGGCCGAGGCCACGGCGCTGGCCCGCCGGTTCGTCCGCGTCTTCGGCGCCGACGACCACGACGCGATCGTCTCGCCCTCCCCGTCGTGCGTCGGCATGGTGCGCGAGCAGTTCGCCGCGCTGGCCCGCGCGGCCGAGGACGAGCAGCTGGCCGCCGACGCCGCGGCGCTCGCGCCCAGGGTGCACGACCTGTCCGAGCTCCTCGTCGACGTCCTCGGCCTGGAGGACGTCGGCGCGGTGTTCCCGCACCGCGTGACCTACCACCCGACCTGCCACGGGCTGCGCGGCCTCGGGCTCGGCGACCGGCCGCTGCGGCTCCTGCGCGCGGTGCGCGAGCTCGAGCTCGTCGAGCTGCCAGACGCGACGACGTGCTGCGGCTTCGGCGGCACCTTCTCGATCAAGAACGCCGACACGTCCGCGGCGATGCTGACCGACAAGGTCGCCGGGATCCTGCGGACCGGCGCCGACGTCTGCTGCGCGGGGGACGCGTCCTGCCTGCTGCACATCGACGGCGGATTGCGGCGCGGGCGCGCCGGGGTGCGGACGCTCCACCTCGCCGAGATCCTGGGGGCGACGTGA
- a CDS encoding phosphogluconate dehydrogenase C-terminal domain-containing protein, whose protein sequence is MIDVTLVGAAGRMGGRVRRSLRDDATYRLTLVENDPAGVARLAAEGWATTPPDAAYRGAELVVFAVPDRIVGDVAADVVPRLDPGALVVCLDPAGAHADKIPRRDDVGCFVTHPTHPPLFDLLAEPTIEARRDYWGGGLARQSLVHALVWGPESDYARGVALAERVFRPVLRSFRVSLADMALLEPAMSETITLTCIQLIRDALDEVVARGVDPLAARDFLLGHVQISCALLFGELDWELSDGAKQAVRDAMEDLIQPGWREAFAPDAVRLSVGRITGEQG, encoded by the coding sequence ATGATCGACGTCACGCTGGTCGGCGCGGCCGGCCGCATGGGGGGACGCGTCCGGCGGTCGCTGCGCGACGACGCGACCTATCGCCTGACGCTCGTGGAGAACGACCCGGCCGGCGTCGCGCGCCTCGCCGCCGAGGGATGGGCGACGACGCCGCCCGACGCGGCGTACCGCGGCGCCGAGCTGGTCGTGTTCGCCGTCCCCGATCGGATCGTCGGCGACGTCGCCGCCGATGTCGTGCCGCGGCTCGATCCCGGCGCGCTGGTCGTCTGCCTCGACCCGGCCGGCGCGCACGCCGACAAGATCCCCCGGCGCGACGACGTCGGCTGCTTCGTCACCCACCCGACCCACCCGCCGCTGTTCGACCTGCTCGCCGAGCCGACGATCGAGGCGCGCCGCGACTACTGGGGCGGCGGTCTCGCGCGCCAGTCGCTCGTGCACGCGCTCGTCTGGGGGCCGGAGTCCGACTACGCGCGCGGCGTCGCGCTGGCCGAGCGCGTCTTCCGGCCGGTCCTGCGCAGCTTCCGCGTGTCGCTGGCCGACATGGCGCTGCTCGAGCCGGCGATGTCGGAGACGATCACGCTGACCTGCATCCAGCTCATCCGCGACGCGCTGGACGAGGTGGTCGCGCGCGGCGTCGACCCGCTCGCCGCCCGCGACTTCCTGCTCGGCCACGTGCAGATCTCCTGCGCGCTGCTGTTCGGCGAGCTCGACTGGGAGCTCTCCGACGGGGCCAAGCAGGCGGTGCGCGACGCGATGGAGGACCTGATCCAGCCGGGTTGGCGTGAGGCGTTCGCGCCCGACGCGGTCCGCCTCAGCGTGGGCCGGATCACCGGTGAGCAAGGCTGA